One genomic region from Solidesulfovibrio fructosivorans JJ] encodes:
- a CDS encoding 4Fe-4S binding protein translates to MKIHRAVRMERCIGCHSCSLACARLVYKNLSWNTAGIRIRSTGGVSSGFQAILCLACDPAPCAAACPTGAMVQRKSGGGVLLKKSLCIRCGQCAKSCPVEAINIDAAGNPSVCIHCGQCIPYCPHGCLELVDAEASAAPCLESCDVAK, encoded by the coding sequence ATGAAGATCCATCGCGCCGTGCGCATGGAACGCTGTATTGGTTGCCATTCCTGCTCGCTGGCCTGCGCCCGGTTGGTTTACAAGAATTTATCCTGGAATACGGCCGGCATCCGCATCCGCTCCACAGGTGGCGTCTCCAGCGGCTTCCAGGCCATTTTGTGCCTGGCCTGCGATCCCGCCCCCTGCGCCGCCGCCTGTCCCACCGGAGCCATGGTCCAGCGCAAATCCGGCGGCGGGGTGCTGCTCAAGAAATCCCTGTGCATCCGTTGCGGCCAGTGCGCCAAGTCCTGCCCGGTGGAGGCCATCAACATCGACGCCGCCGGCAACCCCAGCGTGTGCATCCACTGCGGCCAGTGCATTCCGTATTGTCCCCACGGCTGCCTGGAGCTCGTCGACGCCGAGGCGTCCGCCGCGCCCTGCCTGGAGAGCTGCGATGTCGCCAAGTGA
- a CDS encoding plasma-membrane proton-efflux P-type ATPase, which translates to MADTTATSPQTNVDDILKEMETTPAGLSADEASNRLAKYGPNALPEKKVNPLLRLLSYFWGPIPWMIEAAAVLSAVVKHWADLTIILVLLIFNAAIGFFEEHKAAGALAALKNQLALMARAYRDGKLVQIAADTLVPGDVIRLRLGDVVPADACCLSGDYLSVDQAALTGESLPVTKKVGDTVYSGSVAKQGEMTAVVTATGANTFFGKTAKLVSSAGSVSHFQKAVMTIGDYLIYLTLALVAVLILVGLDRGEKVLDLVQFALILTVAAIPVAMPAVLSVTMAVGALALSRLKAIVSRLEAIEEMAGMDILCSDKTGTLTQNKLTLGEPLVFAAKDAADLILTGALASKAEDNDVIDLAIIHSLADPKSLDAYKQTAFTPFDPVGKRTEATVADASGATFAVTKGAPQVVMGLCALSKDDAAKADAAIEALAAKGSRTLGVARKDGEGGWTFSGILPLSDPPREDSATTIAKAKEHGIAVKMVTGDNTAIGREISRQLGLGVNMIPAGEFFAADADVSRLPGDVERRIEEADGFAQVFPEHKYGIVRALQDRGHLVGMTGDGVNDAPALKQADVGIAVSGATDAARAAADLVLTAPGLSVIVSAVEYARRIFERMNSYAIYRITETIRIMFFVVLAILVYNFYPITAVMIILLALLNDVPIMTIAYDNTYLDPNPVRWDMRRVLTLSTVLGTIGVIETFGLLILAKTYLKLDLAQIQSFVFLKLAVAGHLTLFVARTRKPFWASPYPAPAMIWSAVATKALATACVGLGWFVAAVPWEYVGLIWGYCLVWLFIEDWAKLVVYEHLALERPHHKRFLGRVNRLLHPHAARMAAR; encoded by the coding sequence ATGGCCGATACCACTGCCACATCCCCCCAAACAAACGTCGACGACATCCTCAAGGAAATGGAAACCACCCCGGCCGGCCTGAGCGCCGACGAGGCGTCCAACCGTCTGGCCAAGTACGGCCCCAACGCCCTGCCGGAGAAAAAGGTCAACCCGCTTCTGCGCCTGCTCAGCTATTTCTGGGGCCCCATCCCCTGGATGATCGAGGCGGCGGCGGTGCTGTCGGCCGTGGTCAAGCACTGGGCCGACCTGACCATCATTTTGGTGTTGCTCATCTTCAACGCGGCCATCGGCTTTTTCGAGGAGCACAAGGCGGCGGGCGCCCTGGCCGCGCTGAAAAACCAGCTGGCGCTCATGGCCCGGGCCTACCGCGACGGCAAGCTTGTCCAGATCGCGGCCGACACGCTCGTGCCGGGCGACGTCATCCGCCTGCGCCTGGGCGACGTGGTGCCGGCCGACGCCTGCTGTCTGTCCGGCGATTACTTGAGCGTCGATCAGGCGGCCCTGACCGGCGAATCCCTGCCCGTGACCAAGAAGGTGGGGGATACGGTCTATTCCGGGTCCGTGGCCAAGCAGGGCGAGATGACGGCCGTGGTCACGGCCACCGGGGCCAACACCTTTTTCGGCAAGACGGCCAAGCTCGTCTCCAGCGCCGGTTCGGTGTCCCATTTCCAGAAAGCCGTCATGACCATCGGCGACTATCTGATTTACCTGACCCTGGCCCTGGTCGCGGTCCTCATCCTGGTCGGCCTCGACCGGGGCGAGAAGGTGCTGGATCTGGTCCAGTTCGCCCTTATTTTGACCGTGGCCGCCATTCCGGTGGCCATGCCGGCGGTGCTCTCCGTGACCATGGCCGTGGGCGCGCTGGCGCTTTCCCGGCTCAAGGCCATCGTCTCGCGCCTTGAGGCCATCGAGGAAATGGCCGGCATGGACATCCTGTGCTCGGACAAGACCGGGACGCTCACCCAGAACAAGCTGACCCTCGGCGAACCGCTGGTGTTCGCCGCCAAGGACGCCGCCGACCTGATCCTGACCGGGGCGCTGGCCTCCAAGGCCGAGGACAACGACGTCATCGACCTGGCCATCATCCACTCCCTGGCCGATCCCAAGTCCCTCGACGCCTACAAGCAGACGGCGTTTACCCCCTTCGATCCGGTGGGCAAGCGCACCGAGGCCACCGTCGCCGACGCCTCGGGCGCGACGTTTGCCGTGACCAAGGGCGCGCCCCAGGTGGTCATGGGCCTTTGCGCCCTGTCCAAGGACGACGCGGCCAAGGCCGACGCCGCCATCGAAGCACTTGCCGCCAAGGGGTCGCGGACCCTGGGCGTGGCCCGCAAGGACGGGGAGGGGGGCTGGACCTTTTCCGGCATCCTGCCGCTGTCCGATCCGCCGCGCGAGGATTCGGCGACCACCATCGCCAAGGCCAAGGAGCACGGCATCGCCGTCAAGATGGTCACCGGCGACAACACGGCCATCGGCCGGGAAATTTCCCGTCAGCTCGGGCTCGGCGTCAATATGATCCCGGCCGGGGAGTTTTTCGCCGCCGATGCCGACGTCTCGCGCTTGCCGGGCGATGTCGAACGGCGCATCGAGGAGGCCGACGGTTTCGCCCAGGTCTTTCCCGAGCACAAGTACGGCATCGTGCGCGCCTTGCAGGACCGCGGGCATCTGGTCGGCATGACCGGCGACGGCGTCAACGACGCCCCGGCCCTCAAGCAGGCCGACGTCGGCATCGCCGTGTCCGGAGCCACCGACGCCGCCCGGGCCGCCGCCGATCTGGTGCTGACCGCGCCCGGGCTTTCCGTCATCGTCTCGGCCGTGGAATACGCCCGGCGCATCTTCGAGCGCATGAATTCCTACGCCATCTACCGCATCACCGAGACCATCCGCATCATGTTCTTCGTGGTGCTGGCCATCCTGGTCTACAACTTCTATCCCATCACCGCGGTCATGATCATCCTGCTGGCGCTGTTAAACGACGTGCCGATCATGACCATCGCCTACGACAACACTTATCTCGACCCCAATCCGGTGCGCTGGGACATGCGCCGGGTGCTGACGCTTTCCACGGTGCTCGGCACCATCGGCGTCATCGAGACCTTCGGTCTGCTCATTCTTGCCAAGACCTACCTCAAACTCGATCTGGCCCAGATCCAGTCCTTCGTCTTTTTGAAGCTCGCCGTGGCCGGACACCTGACCCTGTTCGTCGCCCGCACGCGAAAGCCTTTCTGGGCCTCGCCCTATCCCGCGCCGGCCATGATCTGGTCGGCCGTGGCCACCAAGGCGTTGGCCACGGCCTGCGTGGGCCTCGGTTGGTTCGTGGCCGCCGTGCCCTGGGAATACGTGGGCCTTATCTGGGGATACTGCCTTGTCTGGCTTTTCATCGAGGATTGGGCCAAACTCGTGGTTTACGAGCATCTGGCTCTGGAGCGACCGCATCACAAGCGTTTTCTGGGCCGTGTCAACCGGCTGCTGCACCCGCACGCGGCCAGGATGGCGGCCCGTTAA
- the pdxA gene encoding 4-hydroxythreonine-4-phosphate dehydrogenase PdxA, whose translation MYKTLSPVLMTLGDANGIGPELICRLLAAKAYPDLRLALIGPEAPLVHHCRHFSITPFWTPLDPANPSALADRAPGIYLLTPPRLAGLPATPGKETPAGGLAAGESLEYAVPILAKHPDWGLVTGPLSKAALNEAGFAFPGHTEFLAERSGVGREGVCMHLCGPVLRVSLVTTHPPLSRVPALVTYDRVARCLELTWDYVKRLGVADKPIAVCGLNPHAGEGGLLGREDEDVVRPAVMAAVAKGMGAVGPLPADTVFHRAVGGEFSAILAMYHDQGLPPLKMFHFNETVNVTLGLPFVRTSVGHGTAFGLVGSGRADTGSLEAALDLAMRLV comes from the coding sequence ATGTACAAAACACTCTCCCCCGTCCTCATGACCCTGGGCGACGCCAACGGCATCGGGCCGGAACTGATCTGCCGGCTTCTCGCCGCCAAGGCCTACCCGGATCTTCGGTTGGCCCTGATCGGCCCGGAAGCGCCGCTCGTCCACCACTGCCGGCATTTTTCCATCACCCCTTTCTGGACCCCCCTGGACCCGGCCAACCCGAGCGCCCTGGCTGATCGCGCGCCCGGAATCTATCTCCTGACGCCGCCGCGTCTGGCCGGCCTCCCGGCCACACCGGGCAAGGAAACCCCGGCCGGCGGGCTGGCCGCGGGCGAATCCCTGGAATACGCCGTGCCCATCCTGGCCAAGCATCCGGACTGGGGGCTTGTTACCGGGCCGTTGTCCAAGGCGGCGCTCAATGAAGCGGGGTTCGCCTTCCCCGGGCACACGGAATTTCTGGCCGAGCGTTCGGGAGTGGGGCGCGAGGGCGTGTGCATGCACCTGTGCGGGCCGGTGCTGCGGGTCAGCCTCGTCACCACCCACCCGCCGCTGTCCCGGGTGCCGGCCCTCGTCACCTACGACCGGGTGGCGCGCTGTTTGGAGCTGACCTGGGATTATGTGAAGCGGCTGGGCGTGGCGGACAAACCCATCGCGGTCTGCGGGCTCAATCCCCATGCCGGGGAGGGCGGGCTTCTCGGCCGCGAGGACGAGGATGTGGTGCGCCCGGCCGTCATGGCGGCCGTGGCCAAGGGGATGGGGGCGGTCGGGCCGTTGCCGGCGGACACGGTCTTTCACCGGGCGGTCGGCGGGGAATTTTCCGCCATCCTGGCCATGTACCATGACCAGGGGCTGCCGCCGCTCAAGATGTTCCACTTTAACGAAACGGTGAACGTGACCCTCGGGCTCCCCTTCGTGCGCACCTCGGTCGGACACGGCACGGCCTTCGGCCTCGTCGGCTCCGGCCGGGCCGATACCGGCAGCCTGGAAGCCGCACTCGACTTGGCGATGCGTTTGGTTTGA
- a CDS encoding universal stress protein, translating to MSETKILIAFDGSENSLRAVSYTAAMIGGGQKRHVAVAAIERPPDRDLFPDDLSWKAECARRVDAMRASLLDAKAMLVAAGIPDDWVETRFVESCRSPLRESMECSIGTSIALEILRLAEEGGFGTVVVGRRGVSKQEEFLFGSVSTKIIHAAKGRAVWVVA from the coding sequence ATGAGCGAGACAAAAATCCTGATCGCCTTCGACGGCTCGGAAAATTCATTGCGGGCCGTTTCCTACACCGCCGCCATGATCGGCGGCGGCCAGAAACGCCACGTCGCCGTGGCCGCCATCGAACGGCCGCCGGACCGCGACCTGTTCCCGGACGATCTTTCCTGGAAGGCGGAATGCGCCCGCCGCGTGGACGCCATGCGCGCCTCGCTGCTCGACGCCAAGGCCATGCTGGTCGCGGCCGGCATCCCCGACGACTGGGTGGAGACGCGGTTCGTGGAAAGCTGCCGCTCGCCGCTACGGGAATCCATGGAATGCAGCATTGGCACGAGCATCGCGCTCGAGATCCTGCGGCTGGCCGAGGAAGGCGGCTTCGGCACGGTGGTGGTCGGCCGGCGCGGCGTGTCCAAACAGGAGGAATTCCTCTTCGGCTCCGTGTCGACCAAGATCATCCACGCGGCCAAAGGCCGGGCCGTGTGGGTGGTAGCTTAG
- a CDS encoding aldehyde ferredoxin oxidoreductase N-terminal domain-containing protein encodes MSPSDNDQFRVLVYDLSQGRGDLVMLPGRGLWIGGSGLAALLYSKYGLPGEAPFDPRQPLIFAIGPATGYFPLMSKTVCGFKSPYNDNYAESHAGGRSALALRFAGLDALVVTGRAPRLSVLAVGSRRIELIDVHYLRGADVFTTGKLLRKIAAGASGHRSIMRIGPAGENGSAYACINVDTYRHFGRLGAGAVMGAKNCKAVVVMGDGDLPLPEDKSYSNLFKDIHEKVTASGMMEKYHNLGTPANVLPLNELKSLPWRNLAATSDPEADKISGEAFAEKLLMHNAACSGCPVGCIHVGMVREMFSASHRFAIHQVAYDHEPNFAAGPMLGVTDPTEVLAINDVADRQGLDIISAGVALAWAVEATTKGLVSEKETEVKLAFGDAAAFKRAMWLLGHKANDFYAALGQGALVAASRYGGEDFACVLGQEMAGYATGETYFASQTVAFRHSHLDTGAYSYDQKHKEKDVDAVVKFLVDDERERVQLTCLVACLFAREVYKPEVVGDVLTCLGHGELAANLDAASEHARRERWRRKMETGYDPTKTRIPKRFSQITTWKGPVDAAYMEALRQGYAKAVLQLAAPAPDA; translated from the coding sequence ATGTCGCCAAGTGATAACGACCAATTCCGCGTGCTCGTTTACGACCTGTCCCAGGGGCGGGGCGATCTGGTCATGCTGCCCGGGCGCGGCTTGTGGATCGGCGGTTCGGGGCTGGCGGCGCTGCTCTATTCCAAGTACGGCCTGCCCGGGGAGGCCCCGTTCGATCCGCGCCAGCCGCTCATTTTCGCCATCGGCCCGGCAACAGGCTATTTTCCGCTCATGAGCAAGACCGTGTGCGGCTTCAAATCACCCTATAACGATAATTACGCCGAGTCCCACGCCGGCGGCCGTTCGGCCCTGGCCTTGCGTTTCGCCGGGCTCGATGCGCTCGTCGTGACGGGCCGGGCACCGCGCCTGTCCGTGCTGGCGGTGGGATCGAGGCGCATCGAACTGATCGACGTGCACTACCTGCGCGGGGCCGACGTCTTCACCACGGGCAAGCTCCTGCGCAAGATCGCCGCCGGCGCTTCCGGCCACCGCTCCATCATGCGCATCGGCCCGGCCGGGGAAAACGGCAGCGCCTACGCCTGCATCAACGTCGACACCTACCGCCATTTCGGCCGGCTCGGGGCCGGGGCCGTCATGGGAGCCAAAAACTGCAAGGCCGTGGTGGTCATGGGCGACGGCGACCTGCCCCTGCCCGAGGACAAGAGTTATTCCAATCTTTTCAAGGACATCCACGAGAAGGTCACGGCCTCGGGGATGATGGAGAAATACCACAACCTCGGCACTCCGGCCAACGTGCTGCCCTTAAACGAGCTCAAGTCCCTGCCCTGGCGCAACCTGGCCGCGACGAGCGACCCCGAGGCGGATAAAATCTCGGGCGAGGCCTTTGCCGAAAAGCTCCTCATGCACAACGCCGCCTGTTCCGGCTGCCCGGTGGGCTGCATCCACGTGGGCATGGTGCGCGAGATGTTTTCCGCCTCCCACCGCTTCGCCATCCATCAGGTGGCCTACGACCACGAACCCAATTTCGCCGCCGGCCCCATGCTCGGCGTCACCGATCCGACCGAGGTGCTGGCCATAAACGACGTGGCCGACCGGCAGGGACTGGACATCATCTCGGCCGGCGTGGCCTTGGCCTGGGCCGTGGAGGCCACGACCAAGGGGCTCGTTTCCGAAAAGGAAACCGAGGTGAAACTGGCCTTCGGCGACGCGGCCGCCTTCAAGCGGGCCATGTGGCTGCTCGGGCACAAGGCCAACGACTTTTACGCCGCCCTTGGCCAGGGGGCGCTGGTCGCGGCCTCCCGGTACGGCGGCGAGGACTTCGCCTGCGTGCTGGGCCAGGAGATGGCCGGCTACGCCACGGGCGAGACCTATTTCGCCTCCCAGACCGTGGCCTTCCGCCATTCCCACCTCGACACCGGGGCCTATTCCTACGACCAGAAGCACAAGGAAAAGGACGTGGACGCGGTGGTCAAATTCCTCGTGGACGACGAACGCGAACGCGTGCAACTCACCTGTCTCGTGGCCTGCCTGTTCGCCCGCGAGGTCTACAAGCCCGAGGTCGTCGGCGACGTGCTGACCTGCCTGGGCCATGGCGAGCTTGCCGCCAACCTCGACGCGGCGAGCGAGCATGCGAGGCGCGAACGCTGGCGGCGCAAGATGGAAACCGGCTACGATCCGACCAAAACGCGCATCCCCAAGCGGTTTTCCCAGATCACCACCTGGAAAGGGCCGGTGGACGCCGCCTACATGGAAGCCCTGCGCCAGGGGTATGCCAAGGCGGTGCTTCAATTGGCCGCCCCCGCGCCGGACGCGTAA